In a genomic window of Comamonadaceae bacterium OTU4NAUVB1:
- a CDS encoding M20 family peptidase, with amino-acid sequence MVKTGGRGMRIGLALPLGALGVLLALAGAMAVNTWHSPSRQVVPAAVTGEADAIDLPAAARRLGAAVRLPTVSAADGGARDEAAFDRLHELLATSFPRVHATLTREVVGRKALLYTWTGSDASARPVALMAHQDVVPVAPGTASAWTVPPFGGEVRDGFVWGRGTLDDKGNLLAQLEAVESLLGTGFRPRQTVYLVYGDDEEVGGLLGAKALAQRLAARGARLEWVLDEGLLVLDGALPGLARPAALIGVAEKGYGTFLLTLDVAPGHSSMPPAQSAIGQLSAALMRLETQPMAGAVRGVARDMFATLAPEMEGIHRYLLTNLWLTAPVVAVQLARSPASNAMLRTTTALTVVRAGDKDNVLPGHAEAVVNFRILPGDTLASVEAHLRRRVANDAIRIVPSPGNAEPSPVSSSDGPGYAAIAQAIRATYPEAVVAPGLMTAATDARHLADVSDAVYRFSPMRLALADLPRLHGTDERLSLDNHARMIRFYQRLLRGSDVATDVAGR; translated from the coding sequence ATGGTCAAGACGGGCGGGCGCGGCATGCGGATCGGACTGGCGCTGCCGCTGGGCGCGCTGGGCGTCCTCCTCGCGCTCGCGGGCGCGATGGCCGTGAACACCTGGCACTCGCCGTCGCGGCAGGTGGTTCCGGCGGCGGTGACCGGGGAGGCCGACGCGATCGACCTGCCGGCGGCCGCGCGTCGCCTGGGCGCGGCGGTGCGCCTGCCCACCGTGTCGGCCGCCGACGGCGGGGCGCGCGACGAGGCCGCGTTCGACCGGCTGCACGAGCTGCTGGCCACGTCGTTTCCGCGCGTGCACGCCACCCTGACCCGCGAGGTCGTGGGGCGCAAGGCGCTGCTCTACACCTGGACCGGCAGCGACGCGTCGGCGCGGCCGGTGGCGCTGATGGCGCACCAGGACGTGGTGCCGGTCGCGCCGGGCACCGCGTCGGCGTGGACCGTGCCGCCCTTCGGTGGCGAGGTCCGCGACGGCTTCGTGTGGGGACGCGGCACGCTCGACGACAAGGGCAACCTGCTCGCGCAGCTGGAGGCGGTCGAATCCCTCCTCGGCACCGGCTTCCGGCCGCGCCAGACGGTGTATCTCGTCTACGGCGACGACGAGGAGGTCGGCGGGCTGCTCGGCGCCAAGGCGCTGGCGCAGCGGCTCGCGGCGCGCGGCGCGCGGCTCGAATGGGTGCTCGACGAGGGCCTGCTGGTGCTCGACGGCGCGCTGCCGGGCCTCGCCAGGCCCGCCGCGCTGATCGGCGTGGCCGAGAAGGGCTACGGCACCTTCCTCCTGACGCTCGACGTGGCGCCCGGGCATTCGTCGATGCCCCCGGCCCAGAGCGCCATCGGCCAGCTCAGCGCCGCGCTCATGCGGCTGGAGACCCAGCCGATGGCCGGCGCCGTGCGCGGCGTCGCGCGCGACATGTTCGCGACCCTGGCGCCGGAGATGGAGGGCATCCACCGCTACCTGCTGACCAACCTGTGGCTGACGGCGCCGGTCGTCGCCGTGCAGCTCGCCAGGAGCCCGGCCAGCAACGCGATGCTGCGCACCACCACGGCGCTGACCGTGGTGCGCGCCGGCGACAAGGACAACGTGCTGCCCGGCCACGCCGAGGCGGTGGTGAATTTCCGCATCCTGCCGGGCGACACGCTCGCCTCGGTCGAGGCGCACCTGCGCCGCCGCGTGGCCAACGACGCGATCCGCATCGTCCCGTCGCCGGGCAACGCCGAGCCCTCGCCGGTGTCTTCGAGCGACGGTCCCGGCTACGCCGCCATCGCCCAGGCGATCCGCGCCACCTACCCCGAGGCCGTGGTGGCCCCGGGCCTCATGACCGCCGCGACCGACGCGCGCCACCTCGCGGACGTGAGCGACGCGGTCTACCGCTTCTCGCCGATGCGGCTGGCGCTCGCCGACCTGCCGCGCCTGCACGGCACCGACGAGCGCCTGTCGCTCGACAACCACGCCCGGATGATCCGGTTCTACCAGCGCCTGCTGCGCGGCAGCGACGTGGCGACCGACGTCGCCGGGCGATGA